In Helicobacter pylori Shi112, the genomic window TTGCCCCTAAATACCGAGAGCTATATCCATCGCATCGGGAGAACCGGGCGAGCGGGCAAAAAAGGCATGGCAATCACTTTAGTAACCCCCTTAGAATACAAAGAGCTTTTACGCATGCAAAAAGAAATTGATTCAAAAATTGAGCTTTTTGAGATCCCCACCATTAACGAAAATCAGATCATCAAAACCTTGCATGACGCTAAAGTGTCTGAAGGGATCATCAGTCTTTATGAACAGCTTACTGAAATTTTTGAGCCGTCTCAATTGGTTTTAAAACTTTTGAGCTTGCAGTTTGAAACCAGCAAAATTGGCTTAAACCAGCAAGAAATTGATGCGATTCAAAACCCTAAAGAAAAAACGCCAAAAACCTCTAACAAAAAAACACACCAGCGTGAGCAAGCGCGTTCTTTCAAAAAGGGTCAGCACCAAGACAGACACCCTAAAACAAACCACCATTCTAAAAAACCCAAACGCCGTTAAAATATTTAAAAAGGAAATCCATGCCCATTGATTTGAACGAACATTTAAAAAAGAAAAATTCTCAAAGAGAAACCCCCACGCCTAATACGCCCAATGATGGGGGGCGTTTCATCCCGCCGTCTAACTCTTTTAATTCTAAAAAACTATCGGTTTTAATTGTCATTGTCCTTTTAGGCGTTATCGCTTTTTTGGCCAAGCCTTTTGAAGTGATTAGCTCAGGAGAAATTGGCATTAAAATCACCGCCGGGAAATACGAACCCACCCCCTTACAGCCAGGAATCCACTTCTTTGTGCCTATCATTCAAGACATTCTTATTGTAGATACAAGGATTAGAAATATCAATTTTTCACGCACCGAAGACATGGGCGTGGCGGGTAAAAACCAAGGGATTTTTAGAAACGACGCTATTAATGTGATGGATAGTAGGGGCTTGACCGTTTCTATTGAACTCACCGTGCAATACCGCCTAAACCCTCAAACCACCCCCCAAACGATCGCTACTTATGGCTTATCTTGGGAGCAAAAAATCATCAACCCTGTGGTGCGCGATGTGGTGCGATCTGTCGTGGGGCGTTACCCGGCTGAAGATTTACCCATTAAGCGCAATGAAATCGCCGCTTTGATCAATAGCGGTATCAATAAAGAAGTTTCTAAGCTCCCCAACACCCCTGTGGAATTAAGCTCTATCCAATTGCGAGAAATCGTCTTGCCCGCTAAGATTAAAGAGCAAATTGAAAAAGTCCAAATCGCGCGCCAAGAATCAGAAAGGGTGAAATATGAGGTGGAGCGCTCCAAGCAAGAAGCTCAAAAACAAGCCGCTCTGGCTAAAGGGGAAGCGGACGCTAACAGGATTAAGGCTCAGGGCGTGGCTGATGCGATCGTGATTGAGGCTAAGGCAAAATCTCAAGCTAATTTAAGCATTTCACAAAGCTTGAGCGACAAGCTTTTAAGACTGCGCCAAATTGAAGTTCAAGGCCAGTTTAATGAAGCGTTAAAAACCAACAATAACGCTCAAATCATGCTCACTCCAGGCGGGGCTGTGCCTAATATTTGGATTGACACTAAAAGTAAGGTTAAATCTAGTATTGCCGAGACTAAAGAGCCTTAAAAACGCATGGCATCTCTTGCCTTTATCCAAGCTTTTTTGGAGTCTTTTAAGGGCTTTTTAAGTCAAGCGACTTTAATTAGCGTTTTAATAGCGAGCGTTTTAATCCTTTTTTGCGCGATTTTGCTCCTTTTGGCTTTGCTTTTAAGAAACCGCTTGGCCAGATATATAGCGGCAACGGCTTTTTTAGGCGCGTTTTTAAGCATGCCTTTTGCTTTGAATGTTTTACTCACTCAAACGATTTACCCTATAGAAACACGCATCTTACACGCTAACCCTTTAAGCTATAGCAAAGCCTTTTCTTTGCAAGTGGGAGTCAAAAACAATTCCAAATTTACTCTAAACAAATGCGTTTTACGCCTAGAAGTGCTTAAAAACCCTCACAATTTTGTAGAAGAGCATGCGTTTAAATTGTTTGTCAAAAAAAGCTATGAAAAAACCTTTAAAGAAAAGATTTTGCCTGAAGAATCCAAGGTCTTTTCATTCTTCATTGACAACTACCCTTATTTAAAAACAGCCCCCTATCAAGTTTCTTTGTTTTGTTTGTAGAAAAGATAACACCCATTAAAAAGCGGTTAAAAACGCTTAAAGGCATGAATTTTAAATAAAGCTTTAAAGCCTAGATTCCAACAAACGCTTCGTATAAGCGTGTTTAGGGTTGTCAAACACTTCTTTAATAGTGCCCATTTCTACGACTTTCCCCTCACTTATCACTAACACCTTATCACAAAACGCTTTGATCACATCTAAATCATGGCTGATAAACAAATAGCTCAAATCCTGTTTTTCTTGTAAATCCAACAGCAATTCCAACACGCTTTTTTGAATGCTTTTATCTAAAGCAGAAGTGGGCTCATCTAAAAGAATGATTTTAGGTTTTAAGGCAATCGCTCTAGCGATCGCCACTCTTTGGCGCTCCCCACCGCTGAGTTCATAAGCGTAAAAGTTAAGCAATTCAGGGTTTAAACACACCTCTTCTAAACAAAGTTTTGCGAGATGGTGCCATTCTTCTTTGGAAGCTTTAGGGTAAGCAAAGTGCAAAGCCTCTGTTAAAATGCTTTGAATGCTTAAGCGAGGGTTTAATGATGCGTAAGGGTCTTGAAACACCATTTGCAAAATCTTGCGGTAGGGTTTGAACGCCTTAGAATTTAAAAGCCCCACGCTTTGGCCTAAAATCTTTTCTTCCCCACTATTTAAAGCGAGTTTTAAAAGCCCCAACGCTAAAGAGCTTTTCCCGCTCCCGCTTTCGCCAATGATGCCGATGTTTTCTTTGGCTTTGAGGGAAAAATTGACTGATGCAATAAGGGGCTTTTTTAAAGAAGGCCTAAAAAAGCGTTTTTGCAAGTAATAAACGCTAAAATCTTTCACCTCTAAAAGCGTCTCATCTAGCGCTTTTAAATTTTTAGCGGGCAAGTTTGAAGCTTGAATCAAGAGTTTTGAATATTCGTGCTTGGGGTCATTAAAAAGCTCTTTAGTGGAATTGGTTTCTACTATCTCGCCTTTTTTTAGCACATAAACCCTATCAGCTAAGCGTTTGACCGCTTTCAAATCATGGCTAATGAATAAAAGGGCGATGTTTTTTTCCACGCTCAATTGCTTGAGCAAGTCTAAAATCTGGTTTTGGATTTGCGCATCTAATGCGGTGGTAGGCTCATCGCAAATGAGCAGTTTGGGTGCATTAATAATGCCCATAGCGATACACACCCTTTGGCGCTGCCCTCCGCTCAATTCATAAGGGTAACGATTTAAAAATTTTTCATCTAATTGGACTTGCTGCATGGCGTTTAAAACTTTTTCTTTAAGGAGCGTTTTAGAAGCGTTTTTATGGTGTAAAAAATAGGCTTCACTCATTTGCTTGCCGATTTTATGCAAGGGGTTTAGGCTGGATAGGGGGTCTTGAGCGATGTAGGCTATCGCATTACCCCTTAAATGCTGCATAAATGCTTCGCTTTCTTTTAAAAGGTTGGTTGTTTCAAACAACACTTCGCCATTATGGGGTTTGAATCTAGGGTTTAAACGCATGATGATATTAGCGATAGAGCTTTTTCCGCTCCCGCTCTCGCCCACGATCGCCACCCTTTCGCTAGGATTTAACGAAATATTGATGTTTTGGAGCGAAAAATGTGCGTTTAAAACGCAGTTTAAGTTTTTGATTTCTAGCATGTAATCCCCTTATTTGAGCATGTTAGCGTTGAAAGCATCGCGTACCCCTTCGCCAATGAACACCAAAACAGAAAGCAACAAGCTAATGGCTACAAACGCAACGATGGCTAAATGGGGCGTAGTGAGGTTATCTTTGCCTTGATTGACTAATTCTCCCAAACTCGCGCTCCCTATAGGCATGCCAAAACCCAAGAAATCCAAAGACACTAAAGTAGAAATGCTGGCCGCCATTAAAAACGGCACATAAGTGATCGTCGCCACTAAAGCGTTGGGTAAAACATGGTAGAAAATGATTTTTAAATCATTCACCCCAAGCGCTCTAGCGGCTTTGGTGTAATCCATGTTCCTTGCTTTTAAAAACTCCGTGCGCACGACTTGAGAAAGCCCCATCCAGCTAAAGAGCAAGACTAAAAATAAAATGATCCAGAAATTAGAATTAAACGCGCTAGAAATCACAATGAGTAAAAAAAGCATAGGGATCGCGCTCCAAATCTCGCTCAACCTTTGCCCCACTAAGTCTATCAACCCTCCATAATACCCCTGAAACGCTCCCAAACTCACGCCAATAAGAACGCTAAAAAGGGTGAGTAAAATCCCAAACACTAACGAAACACGATAGCCATAAACCAGTCTGGCTAACACATCTCTGGCTTGATCGTCTGTGCCTAAAAGGTGTTTGAAGCTTGGGGGGGTGGGGGCAGGCGAGTCTAAATCCATAATGATCGTATCGTAGCTATAGGGGATGAGCGCATGGATAATGAAAGCGTCTTTTAGAAGCGTGTCTTTCACATAAGGATCGTTATAATCCGTGGGGGTGAAAAAATCGCCTCCAAACTCCACTTCCGCGTAGTCTTTAAACATGGGGAAATACGCCTTATTGTCTTTATAGATGAATAAGGGGCGATCATTCACCCACAAGGGGGCTAAAAGAGAAAGCGCTAATAAAGCGATAAAAAGATAGAGCGAAAACACCGCCCTCTTATTCTTTTTAAAACTAAGAATGCGCATTTTAAACAAACTGCTCACGCTCAAACTCCCTTGATGAAAAACAATTCCTAAGATTATAATTAATTATGGGTAATACTAGCAAGAAAACGGGTTTGATCCATAAAGAAAGAGAATAAGCGTAATTAATGGTGGAGTGTAGGGGGTTCGAACCCCTGACCTCAACGCTGCCAGCGTTGCGCTCTCCCAACTGAGCTAACACCCCACTAAAAAGCAGAAAAAAGCGTAAAAATTAAGCGAGAGCGATTATAACATTTTGCTTAAAAGATGTCAATTTGATGCTTTTTTGAAACGCTTAATAGCAAATTAAGAATGATTATCTTAAAATTAGGGAGTTTCTTTTATGGATTAAGTAAAATCACTTATCAAAGCCAAAGCAAAAAGGATATTTTTG contains:
- a CDS encoding prohibitin family protein, with amino-acid sequence MPIDLNEHLKKKNSQRETPTPNTPNDGGRFIPPSNSFNSKKLSVLIVIVLLGVIAFLAKPFEVISSGEIGIKITAGKYEPTPLQPGIHFFVPIIQDILIVDTRIRNINFSRTEDMGVAGKNQGIFRNDAINVMDSRGLTVSIELTVQYRLNPQTTPQTIATYGLSWEQKIINPVVRDVVRSVVGRYPAEDLPIKRNEIAALINSGINKEVSKLPNTPVELSSIQLREIVLPAKIKEQIEKVQIARQESERVKYEVERSKQEAQKQAALAKGEADANRIKAQGVADAIVIEAKAKSQANLSISQSLSDKLLRLRQIEVQGQFNEALKTNNNAQIMLTPGGAVPNIWIDTKSKVKSSIAETKEP
- a CDS encoding DUF2393 domain-containing protein, which gives rise to MASLAFIQAFLESFKGFLSQATLISVLIASVLILFCAILLLLALLLRNRLARYIAATAFLGAFLSMPFALNVLLTQTIYPIETRILHANPLSYSKAFSLQVGVKNNSKFTLNKCVLRLEVLKNPHNFVEEHAFKLFVKKSYEKTFKEKILPEESKVFSFFIDNYPYLKTAPYQVSLFCL
- a CDS encoding dipeptide ABC transporter ATP-binding protein — its product is MLEIKNLNCVLNAHFSLQNINISLNPSERVAIVGESGSGKSSIANIIMRLNPRFKPHNGEVLFETTNLLKESEAFMQHLRGNAIAYIAQDPLSSLNPLHKIGKQMSEAYFLHHKNASKTLLKEKVLNAMQQVQLDEKFLNRYPYELSGGQRQRVCIAMGIINAPKLLICDEPTTALDAQIQNQILDLLKQLSVEKNIALLFISHDLKAVKRLADRVYVLKKGEIVETNSTKELFNDPKHEYSKLLIQASNLPAKNLKALDETLLEVKDFSVYYLQKRFFRPSLKKPLIASVNFSLKAKENIGIIGESGSGKSSLALGLLKLALNSGEEKILGQSVGLLNSKAFKPYRKILQMVFQDPYASLNPRLSIQSILTEALHFAYPKASKEEWHHLAKLCLEEVCLNPELLNFYAYELSGGERQRVAIARAIALKPKIILLDEPTSALDKSIQKSVLELLLDLQEKQDLSYLFISHDLDVIKAFCDKVLVISEGKVVEMGTIKEVFDNPKHAYTKRLLESRL
- a CDS encoding ABC transporter permease; the encoded protein is MSVSSLFKMRILSFKKNKRAVFSLYLFIALLALSLLAPLWVNDRPLFIYKDNKAYFPMFKDYAEVEFGGDFFTPTDYNDPYVKDTLLKDAFIIHALIPYSYDTIIMDLDSPAPTPPSFKHLLGTDDQARDVLARLVYGYRVSLVFGILLTLFSVLIGVSLGAFQGYYGGLIDLVGQRLSEIWSAIPMLFLLIVISSAFNSNFWIILFLVLLFSWMGLSQVVRTEFLKARNMDYTKAARALGVNDLKIIFYHVLPNALVATITYVPFLMAASISTLVSLDFLGFGMPIGSASLGELVNQGKDNLTTPHLAIVAFVAISLLLSVLVFIGEGVRDAFNANMLK